The Euwallacea similis isolate ESF13 chromosome 7, ESF131.1, whole genome shotgun sequence genome has a window encoding:
- the LOC136409973 gene encoding uncharacterized protein produces MTDRTEDEVFMVSSDTESEYGDEDNIFYDEASSAKKEIKSRLKMFDADNGDLSNVYQERFLPKLRDRSLNFLKWLIDIDLLSSCVICPNAKNDPKCAENMEIVLAVGLYDMYQLRCKNCARKESIRKCSIFYGVKCNLRSIIRILYGWVKGVDVELMASMLGLDREIIGTLYNRAAKIAVACMCLCPGLAEVGGDCVVVLVDVYPDILQYTNSLKKPCTPILCLAEIKSMPQKYWLEPLPMWNRDDPKEVKKVRDQIVKVILAVVKPGSILVLPTKSSMQFDECFNVLLQSYLSIKYIDDLWKASSDERPLPSILDTIWKTPLSICEQAQYFNPDYVSQFVVKSIWQEMTAKDGFIMLITFIVYETRMRNIETYLKKDPFSVTDLAGVKT; encoded by the exons ATGACTGATAGGACTGAAGATGAAGTATTTATGGTGTCTTCAGATACCGAAAGTGAATATGGTGACGAAGACAACATATTTTATGATGAGGCTTCTTCAgccaaaaaggaaataaagagCCGCCTGAAAATGTTCGATGC AGATAATGGTGATCTTTCCAATGTGTACCAAGAACGCTTCCTTCCCAAGCTCAGAGACAGGAGCCTCAATTTCTTAAAATGGCTCATTGATATAGATCTCCTCTCATCATGTGTGATCTGTCCTAACGCTAAAAACGACCCCAAATGTGCCGAAAATATGGAGATTGTACTAGCTGTCGGGCTATATGATATGTATCAGTTAAG ATGTAAGAACTGTGCCAGAAAAGAATCtattagaaaatgttctaTATTCTATGGGGTGAAATGCAATCTCAGGAGCATCATTAGAATCTTGTATGGGTGGGTGAAAGGTGTTGATGTGGAACTGATGGCCAGTATGTTAg gaCTAGATAGAGAAATTATAGGGACACTCTACAATAGAGCAGCCAAGATAGCTGTCGCCTGCATGTGCTTATGTCCCGGTTTAGCCGAAGTCGGTGGCGATTGCGTTGTGGTTTTGGTAGACGTGTATCCAGATATCCTTCAATATACCAATTCCTTGAAAAAGCCGTGTACTCCTATTCTGTGTTTGGCAGAGATAAAG AGTATGCCCCAAAAATATTGGTTGGAACCACTTCCAATGTGGAATAGGGACGACCccaaagaagtaaaaaaagttcGAGATCAAATTGTCAAGGTCATATTGGCCGTGGTTAAGCCTGGCTCAATCTTGGTGCTTCCCACCAAGTCTTCGATGCAATTCGACGAATGCTTCAACGTCCTGCTCCAGAGCTATTTATCTATTAAGTACATCGACGATTTATGGAAAGCCTCAAGCGATGAACGTCCATTACCATCAATCTTGGATACAATATGGAAAACTCCGTTATCAATATGCGAGCAAGCACAGTACTTTAACCCCGACTACGTGAGTCAATTTGTGGTTAAATCCATTTGGCAGGAAATGACCGCCAAAGACGGTTTTATAATGTTGATTACTTTCATAGTGTATGAAACTAGGATGAGGAATAttgaaacttatttaaaaaaggatCCTTTTAGTGTCACTGACCTGGCGGGGGTTAAAACATAA
- the Pop5 gene encoding ribonuclease P/MRP protein subunit POP5 — MVRLKNRYIVIEINPEAPHRAANTLQPLKINENTLNSQILDTVQQLHGDFGSAAVRSGFRAKYCNELTHIAIVRCRQGPHKLVTSVLPFVTLIDSHKVICNTLYIGATMRNCFNFVRLYQQRKCDEYCTNLKTEEELQCVRNALVDLKAILNAIGN, encoded by the exons ATGGTACGTTTAAAAAATAG ATACATAGTGATAGAAATAAATCCAGAAGCCCCACATCGTGCGGCTAATACATTACagccattaaaaataaacgaaaacacTTTGAACTCCCAAATTCTGGACACAGTGCAACAATTACATGGGGATTTTGGATCTGCAGCTGTACGATCAGGTTTTCGAGCAAAATATTGCAATGAACTCACTCATATAGCTATAGTTAGATGCAGGCAAGGACCTCACAAATTAGTGACTAGTGTACTACCATTTGTGACACTTATTGATTCTCATAAGGTTATTTGTAACACTCTTTATATTGGGGCCACTATGAGGAACTGCTTTAATTTTGTTCGTTTATATCAACAAAGGAAGTGTGATGAATATTGTACTAATCTGAAGACTGAGGAGGAGTTGCAGTGCGTAAGGAATGCTCTGGTAGATTTAAAAGCTATATTAAATGCCATTGGAAATTGA
- the Pgm2a gene encoding phosphopentomutase isoform X1, protein MVKTTNLEMASSCNPKQQLKVKVEEWLKWDRNPETSAAIRKLADENDTQELSKKLLNRLSFGTAGLRGIMAAGNSCMNDLVIIQTGQGFLKYLENHRGDILKKNGIVVGYDGRHNSRRWAELTATIFVNSGYQVRLFSEVNPTPCVPFMVRKHGCASGVMITASHNPKEDNGYKVYDSNSAQIISPSDKNIQKSILENLTPLDSSWNTDVLENNPLVIDPYEECLHSYLKEVIADQIHPDDIANNQRVNLPFVYTAMHGVGYKYVQNVADLVGVKIFPVMEQRDPNPDFPTVKFPNPEEGKSSLDLSIKHANETGCSVILANDPDADRFAVAEKNKTTGEWKIFNGNELGTLFGWWLLECHKKKHPDIPLDKVYMVASTVSSMILSTMAKAEGFHFLDTLTGFKWIGNKVLELEKEGFTVIFCFEEAIGFMCNNIIVDKDGISALATFSCLASSVYGNDQQLCDKLAEIYDKYGLHVSLNSYYFCYNPAKIAQIFDRIRNFSGKKTYPSEIINGKYKIVSVRDLTTGYDNSQPDNRATLPVSSSSEMITFVFDNGLHITLRTSGTEPKIKYYSELCMTPDVKDRAVVDATLMEMVTVICDDFFEPQKNGLIPQSG, encoded by the exons ATGGTTAAAACAACCAATTTGG AAATGGCATCTAGTTGTAATCCAAAGCAGCAGCTTAAAGTAAAAGTGGAGGAATGGTTGAAATGGGATCGAAATCCAGAGACTTCAGCAGCAATCCGAAAATTGGCAGATGAGAATGATACCCAGGAGCTTTCTAAGAAGCTGCTGAATAGACTTTCATTCG GAACTGCTGGCTTGCGAGGAATAATGGCTGCTGGCAATTCCTGCATGAATGACCTAGTAATCATCCAAACAGGGCAGGGATTCCTAAAGTATCTAGAGAACCACAGAGGTGacatcttgaaaaaaaatggaattgtTGTGGGTTACGATGGAAGGCACAATAGTAGAAG ATGGGCCGAATTAACTGCAACAATTTTCGTTAATTCTGGTTACCAAGTGAGACTCTTCAGCGAAGTCAATCCCACCCCTTGTGTCCCTTTCATGGTCAGAAAACATGGTTGTGCTAGCGGAGTCATGATAACAGCTTCGCACAACCCCAAAGAGGATAACGGATACAAGGTCTACGACTCCAATTCAGCCCAAATAATTTCGCCATCAGATAAAAACATCCAAAAATCGATTCTGGAAAACCTCACCCCTTTGGATTCATCTTGGAATACTGACGTTTTGGAAAACAATCCCTTGGTTATTGATCCGTACGAAGAGTGCCTGCACAGTTACTTGAAAGAAGTCATTGCTGACCAAATACATCCTGATGATATCGCTAACAACCAAAGGGTTAATTTGCCGTTTGTTTATACAGCCATGCATGGGGTGGGCTACAAATATGTGCAAAATGTGGCGGATTTAGTTGGGGTTAAAATTTTCCCTGTGATGGAACAGAGGGATCCGAATCCGGATTTTCCAACTGTGAA GTTTCCAAATCCAGAGGAAGGCAAAAGCAGCCTGGATCTCTCAATTAAGCATGCCAATGAGACCGGTTGCAGTGTGATTTTGGCCAATGATCCTGATGCGGATAGATTTGCTGTAGCCGAAAAGAATAAAAC TACTggtgaatggaaaatattcaatgGTAATGAACTAGGCACGCTATTTGGGTGGTGGTTGCTAGAATgccataaaaagaaacacCCGGACATTCCTCTGGACAAGGTCTACATGGTCGCCAGTACTGTTAGCTCCATGATCCTGAGCACCATGGCTAAAGCTGAAGGCTTTCATTTCCTGGATACCTTAACTGGTTTTAAATGGatag GAAATAAAGTATTGGAGTTAGAAAAAGAAGGTTTTACAGTGATATTCTGCTTCGAAGAAGCTATAGGTTTCATGTGTAATAATATAATTGTTGACAAGGATGGAATTTCCGCTTTGGCCACTTTCTCATGTTTGGCAAGCTCTGTTTATGGCAACGATCAGCAACTCTGCGATAAACTAGCAGAAATATATGACAAATATGGTTTGCACGTGTCCTTAAATTCATACTACTTTTGCTATAATCCTGCCAAAATCGCGCAGATTTTCGACAGGATTCGAAACTTTAGCGGAAAGAAAACA tatcCAAGCGAAATTATAAACGGCAAATACAAAATTGTATCAGTTCGAGATTTAACCACTGGTTACGACAATTCCCAACCGGATAACCGAGCAACCCTGCCAGTATCAAGCAGCTCTGAAATGATAACCTTTGTGTTCGACAATGGCCTACATATCACCCTGAGAACCAGCGGAACTGAACCAAAGATAAAGTATTATAGTGAATTATGCATGACTCCTGATGTTAA AGATCGGGCCGTGGTGGATGCCACATTGATGGAGATGGTGACTGTGATCTGTGACGATTTCTTTGAGCCTCAAAAAAATGGACTTATACCGCAAAGTGGATAG
- the Pgm2a gene encoding phosphopentomutase isoform X2 — translation MASSCNPKQQLKVKVEEWLKWDRNPETSAAIRKLADENDTQELSKKLLNRLSFGTAGLRGIMAAGNSCMNDLVIIQTGQGFLKYLENHRGDILKKNGIVVGYDGRHNSRRWAELTATIFVNSGYQVRLFSEVNPTPCVPFMVRKHGCASGVMITASHNPKEDNGYKVYDSNSAQIISPSDKNIQKSILENLTPLDSSWNTDVLENNPLVIDPYEECLHSYLKEVIADQIHPDDIANNQRVNLPFVYTAMHGVGYKYVQNVADLVGVKIFPVMEQRDPNPDFPTVKFPNPEEGKSSLDLSIKHANETGCSVILANDPDADRFAVAEKNKTTGEWKIFNGNELGTLFGWWLLECHKKKHPDIPLDKVYMVASTVSSMILSTMAKAEGFHFLDTLTGFKWIGNKVLELEKEGFTVIFCFEEAIGFMCNNIIVDKDGISALATFSCLASSVYGNDQQLCDKLAEIYDKYGLHVSLNSYYFCYNPAKIAQIFDRIRNFSGKKTYPSEIINGKYKIVSVRDLTTGYDNSQPDNRATLPVSSSSEMITFVFDNGLHITLRTSGTEPKIKYYSELCMTPDVKDRAVVDATLMEMVTVICDDFFEPQKNGLIPQSG, via the exons ATGGCATCTAGTTGTAATCCAAAGCAGCAGCTTAAAGTAAAAGTGGAGGAATGGTTGAAATGGGATCGAAATCCAGAGACTTCAGCAGCAATCCGAAAATTGGCAGATGAGAATGATACCCAGGAGCTTTCTAAGAAGCTGCTGAATAGACTTTCATTCG GAACTGCTGGCTTGCGAGGAATAATGGCTGCTGGCAATTCCTGCATGAATGACCTAGTAATCATCCAAACAGGGCAGGGATTCCTAAAGTATCTAGAGAACCACAGAGGTGacatcttgaaaaaaaatggaattgtTGTGGGTTACGATGGAAGGCACAATAGTAGAAG ATGGGCCGAATTAACTGCAACAATTTTCGTTAATTCTGGTTACCAAGTGAGACTCTTCAGCGAAGTCAATCCCACCCCTTGTGTCCCTTTCATGGTCAGAAAACATGGTTGTGCTAGCGGAGTCATGATAACAGCTTCGCACAACCCCAAAGAGGATAACGGATACAAGGTCTACGACTCCAATTCAGCCCAAATAATTTCGCCATCAGATAAAAACATCCAAAAATCGATTCTGGAAAACCTCACCCCTTTGGATTCATCTTGGAATACTGACGTTTTGGAAAACAATCCCTTGGTTATTGATCCGTACGAAGAGTGCCTGCACAGTTACTTGAAAGAAGTCATTGCTGACCAAATACATCCTGATGATATCGCTAACAACCAAAGGGTTAATTTGCCGTTTGTTTATACAGCCATGCATGGGGTGGGCTACAAATATGTGCAAAATGTGGCGGATTTAGTTGGGGTTAAAATTTTCCCTGTGATGGAACAGAGGGATCCGAATCCGGATTTTCCAACTGTGAA GTTTCCAAATCCAGAGGAAGGCAAAAGCAGCCTGGATCTCTCAATTAAGCATGCCAATGAGACCGGTTGCAGTGTGATTTTGGCCAATGATCCTGATGCGGATAGATTTGCTGTAGCCGAAAAGAATAAAAC TACTggtgaatggaaaatattcaatgGTAATGAACTAGGCACGCTATTTGGGTGGTGGTTGCTAGAATgccataaaaagaaacacCCGGACATTCCTCTGGACAAGGTCTACATGGTCGCCAGTACTGTTAGCTCCATGATCCTGAGCACCATGGCTAAAGCTGAAGGCTTTCATTTCCTGGATACCTTAACTGGTTTTAAATGGatag GAAATAAAGTATTGGAGTTAGAAAAAGAAGGTTTTACAGTGATATTCTGCTTCGAAGAAGCTATAGGTTTCATGTGTAATAATATAATTGTTGACAAGGATGGAATTTCCGCTTTGGCCACTTTCTCATGTTTGGCAAGCTCTGTTTATGGCAACGATCAGCAACTCTGCGATAAACTAGCAGAAATATATGACAAATATGGTTTGCACGTGTCCTTAAATTCATACTACTTTTGCTATAATCCTGCCAAAATCGCGCAGATTTTCGACAGGATTCGAAACTTTAGCGGAAAGAAAACA tatcCAAGCGAAATTATAAACGGCAAATACAAAATTGTATCAGTTCGAGATTTAACCACTGGTTACGACAATTCCCAACCGGATAACCGAGCAACCCTGCCAGTATCAAGCAGCTCTGAAATGATAACCTTTGTGTTCGACAATGGCCTACATATCACCCTGAGAACCAGCGGAACTGAACCAAAGATAAAGTATTATAGTGAATTATGCATGACTCCTGATGTTAA AGATCGGGCCGTGGTGGATGCCACATTGATGGAGATGGTGACTGTGATCTGTGACGATTTCTTTGAGCCTCAAAAAAATGGACTTATACCGCAAAGTGGATAG